The following DNA comes from Cellulophaga sp. HaHa_2_95.
CAAAATTAATAAACCCTTTTAATTCTGGAGCCAATGAAATTAATATCTCTGCTACCTGCGGTAGTAAGATGTTATCATTTGAAGAGAGCTTTATTAATGCTTTATTTCCTGTTAGTAAAACACAAAGAACATCATGAAAACCTACTAATGGAATATTTCCGGCTAAAATAAGAGCCACGATTTTAGGAGATTTATTTTCTTGAAAATTATAGTTGATTAACCAAGAATCTAGGTTTGCTGCTGTAAGAGCATCTGCCCAACTTTTGAAGCTAAAAAGTATATTTTCACGAGTAAACCATCCATTTTTATGTTTAGCTAATGCTATTTTGTCCTCTAAAGCGTTAAAAGATTCATTAGAATGTTCAAGCTTACCTTGCAGATTGTTAGTAGAATCGTAAAATTCTCTAAAAAAAGTACCAAGTTTAACAAAAGCTTTAATTCGTTGCGTATGGTCTGTCATTATATTTGTATAGGATTGTATTAGGTTTTACCTTTGTGCAAAAGTATTGATACTGAAATAAATTCAATATAAATACTGGAATTAATTCAGAAAAGAAAAAGAAAATATGGCAATTATAATAACTGATGAGTGTATAAATTGCGGAGCATGCGAACCAGAATGCCCAAATACAGCAATATATGAAGGCGCTGATGAATGGCGTTATAGTGATGGAACCTCTTTAAAAGGTCAGGTGGTTTTACCTAACGGTAAGGAAGTTGACGCAGACGATGTTCAAGAGCCAATAAGTGATGAAGTGTATTACATATCTCCTGATAAATGTACAGAATGTATGGGCTTCCATGAAGAACCACAATGTGCTGCGGTTTGTCCTGTAGATTGTTGTGTCCCAGATGACGCTCATGTGGAGACAGAAGAAGTTTTATTAGAAAAGCAAAAATTTATGCATCCGGAAGCGTAAATGTAGCAGTGTATAATTATTAGAAAAGCCCGAACGACAAATAAGTAGTTCGGGCTTTTTTTTATGCATATAGAATTACTATAATAGGTTAAATAAAAAAAGCTACCCGTTAAGGTAGCTTTTAAGGTTGACTAATTACTAATTAAAACCTATAGTTAATGGATAAGTTTAGCATAGTTCCTAATTG
Coding sequences within:
- a CDS encoding 4Fe-4S dicluster domain-containing protein yields the protein MAIIITDECINCGACEPECPNTAIYEGADEWRYSDGTSLKGQVVLPNGKEVDADDVQEPISDEVYYISPDKCTECMGFHEEPQCAAVCPVDCCVPDDAHVETEEVLLEKQKFMHPEA